The following are encoded together in the Panicum virgatum strain AP13 chromosome 6K, P.virgatum_v5, whole genome shotgun sequence genome:
- the LOC120712743 gene encoding cytochrome c1-like isoform X2, with product MATVEVQVPTATLPAEEAPAVAEAVQQPAVVTEEAPKEEAAAPVVEETPAAEAATAEPEVAKEPEAEAAPAETKTKEVEAAAAPAAAETKEAEPEAAPAETEAKEAEPEAAAAETETKEAEPAATETEVEAAPAGTEATEAAAEAAPVAAAEAEAKKEAEAVPAEEAAAPEAALAPEEAPAAAVADEKTVAAEEAAADAEVAAPAPEVADKSE from the exons ATGGCCACCGTCGAG GTCCAGGTCCCGACCGCCACGCTGCCCGCCGAGGAggctccggcggtggcggaggccgtCCAGCAGCCGGCCGTCGTCACCGAGGAGGCCCCGAAGGAGGAAGCTGCTGCTCCGGTCGTGGAGGAGACCCCGGCCGCGGAGGCAGCTACGGCCGAGCCGGAGGTCGCCAAGGAgcccgaggcggaggcggctccTGCCGAGACCAAGACCAAGGAGGTTGAGGCAGCGGCTGCTCCGGCTGCGGCAGAGACCAAGGAGGCCGAGccagaggcggcgccggcggagactGAGGCCAAGGAGGCGGagccagaggcggcggcggccgagactGAGACCAAGGAG GCGGAGCCAGCTGCTACCGAGACCGAGGTAGAGGCCGCACCGGCCGGCACCGAGGCCACCGAGGCAGCGGCGGAAGCCGCGCCGGTCGcggccgccgaggccgaggcgaagAAGGAAGCGGAGGCCGTGCCGGctgaggaggcggcggctccagaGGCCGCGCTGGCGCCGGAGgaagcgccggccgccgcagtgGCCGACGAGAAGACCGTGGccgccgaggaggcggcggcggatgccgAGGTGGCAGCCCCTGCTCCCGAGGTCGCCGACAAGTCGGAGTAA
- the LOC120712743 gene encoding cytochrome c1-like isoform X1, with amino-acid sequence MATVEVQVPTATLPAEEAPAVAEAVQQPAVVTEEAPKEEAAAPVVEETPAAEAATAEPEVAKEPEAEAAPAETKTKEVEAAAAPAAAETKEAEPEAAPAETEAKEAEPEAAAAETETKEAEPEAAPAEAETKEAEPEIKEAEPAATETEVEAAPAGTEATEAAAEAAPVAAAEAEAKKEAEAVPAEEAAAPEAALAPEEAPAAAVADEKTVAAEEAAADAEVAAPAPEVADKSE; translated from the exons ATGGCCACCGTCGAG GTCCAGGTCCCGACCGCCACGCTGCCCGCCGAGGAggctccggcggtggcggaggccgtCCAGCAGCCGGCCGTCGTCACCGAGGAGGCCCCGAAGGAGGAAGCTGCTGCTCCGGTCGTGGAGGAGACCCCGGCCGCGGAGGCAGCTACGGCCGAGCCGGAGGTCGCCAAGGAgcccgaggcggaggcggctccTGCCGAGACCAAGACCAAGGAGGTTGAGGCAGCGGCTGCTCCGGCTGCGGCAGAGACCAAGGAGGCCGAGccagaggcggcgccggcggagactGAGGCCAAGGAGGCGGagccagaggcggcggcggccgagactGAGACCAAGGAGGCTGAGCctgaggcggcgccggccgagGCAGAGACCAAGGAGGCCGAGCCCGAGATCAAGGAGGCGGAGCCAGCTGCTACCGAGACCGAGGTAGAGGCCGCACCGGCCGGCACCGAGGCCACCGAGGCAGCGGCGGAAGCCGCGCCGGTCGcggccgccgaggccgaggcgaagAAGGAAGCGGAGGCCGTGCCGGctgaggaggcggcggctccagaGGCCGCGCTGGCGCCGGAGgaagcgccggccgccgcagtgGCCGACGAGAAGACCGTGGccgccgaggaggcggcggcggatgccgAGGTGGCAGCCCCTGCTCCCGAGGTCGCCGACAAGTCGGAGTAA
- the LOC120712745 gene encoding uncharacterized protein LOC120712745, giving the protein MASPARRNSETYSVTYKTSATHPSFPHSDLGFNLNPMDSTLPRLLPPLPPLHHQRRPYRPKIIPGDHDGPGGGGRMLARVRTTTGRGGRNAGKFCAKGLFGAGGGGGDGLRTVMRMVKLKSAIQNRSVKELLELVGDECLYFLGNLRSIDVSQLGKDVFLLLHALMVRHHVSLVLKPSPDEAGFDLGVKWSLEWKGKKLPWDLDCNVSTTHVYRGLLLISQVNKTCVPLLQRILGIIQQNLDAVILTIVNKVLPEGTLDEKKTSTIIFCVIIGLVVMVLFYALFKNL; this is encoded by the exons ATGGCATCGCCTGCTCGCCGGAATTCCGAAACCTACTCGGTCACGTATAAGACGTCTGCAACCCATCCATCCTTTCCACATTCAGACCTGGGATTTAACCTGAACCCCATGGACTCGACCCTGCcgcgtcttcttcctcctctcccgccgcttCATCACCAGCGCCGGCCGTACCGTCCCAAGATCATCCCAGGAGATCACGAtggccccggcggcggtggcaggatGCTGGCGCGTGTCAGGACGACGACGGGCAGGGGAGGACGAAACGCCGGCAAGTTCTGCGCGAAAGGGCTGttcggcgcaggcggcggcggcggcgacgggctcCGGACCGTGATGAGGATGGTGAAGCTGAAGTCGGCCATCCAGAACCGGAGCGTCAAGGAGCtgctcgagctcgtcggcgatgAGTGCCTCTACTTCCTCGGCAACCTCCGGTCCATTGATGTTTCGCAGCTGGGCAAG GACGTATTCCTGCTTCTCCACGCGCTGATGGTCCGGCACCACGTCTCGCTGGTGCTCAAGCCGTCGCCGGACGAGGCGGGCTTCGACCTGGGCGTCAAATGGTCTCTAG AGTGGAAGGGGAAGAAGCTGCCTTGGGACCTAGACTGCAACGTCTCCACCACGCACGTCTACAGGGGCCTCCTGCTCATCAg CCAAGTTAACAAGACCTGCGTGCCACTCCTTCAGAGGATTCTTGGGATCATCCAGCAG AATTTGGACGCGGTAATTTTGACTATTGTGAACAAAGTCCTGCCCGAAGGTACCCTTGACGAGAAGAAGACCAGCACCATCATTTTCTGCGTCATCATTGGTCTGGTGGTCATGGTCCTTTTCTACGCCTTGTTCAAGAACTTGTAG